From one Lolium rigidum isolate FL_2022 chromosome 4, APGP_CSIRO_Lrig_0.1, whole genome shotgun sequence genomic stretch:
- the LOC124706176 gene encoding uncharacterized protein LOC124706176: protein MDDDIGFLMDDFIMYNTDTLMLLQRFKVIHKLNLRVDYLPCMRVNEYLMEDITRLPDITFLSIVITAHAHSFGACLFHVLRMCTGVRKLAVDTPGHFDEACPSDCPCGQPPNWKSEELMMDCLQEAEISNLRGTEHELAFMERLFSWATVLKQMTVTFDESITESRDIKEFCQKLLSFSPPEVCMGFFVYRHSEKILYVPVD, encoded by the exons ATGGATGATGACATCGGTTTCCTGATGGATGACTTTATTATGTACAATACCGACACCCTGATGCTGTTGCAGCGCTTCAAGGTCATACACAAGCTAAACCTCAGAGTGGACTATCTGCCG TGCATGCGTGTCAATGAATACTTGATGGAGGACATAACAAGGCTCCCTGACATTACATTCTTGTCCATTGTTATAACGGCACACGCACATTCCTTTGGAGCCTGCTTGTTCCATGTCCTCAGGATGTGTACTGGTGTAAGAAAACTGGCGGTTGATACTCCTGGCCACTTTGAC GAAGCCTGCCCATCAGATTGCCCTTGTGGTCAGCCACCAAACTGGAAATCTGAGGAGCTCATGATGGATTGCCTCCAAGAAGCAGAAATCAGTAACCTGAGAGGAACTGAACATGAACTTGCTTTCATGGAGCGGTTGTTCAGCTGGGCAACGGTGCTAAAGCAGATGACAGTAACTTTCGACGAGTCAATCACTGAAAGCAGGGACATTAAGGAGTTCTGCCAGAAGTTACTGAGCTTCTCCCCGCCAGAGGTATGTATGGGATTCTTCGTGTACCGCCATTCCGAGAAGATTTTGTATGTTCCAGTAGACTAG
- the LOC124707265 gene encoding 6-phosphofructo-2-kinase/fructose-2,6-bisphosphatase-like, with product MGTSGSKGMDGVGGAGGAALPGDGGVDGDEGSAGRAVTGSWHGGAQLYVSLKMEKARIIGDLVPHVYGSEPIIGSWDPAHALPMERELASMWELSFVVPPDHETLDFKFLLKPKDAATPCIIEEGPTRLLTGGMLEGDVRLANFRINGDDEPHEFRVFNKADIVSPLELAASWRVYKENFQPSMVRGIPDVSINEAPAHATEDGSGSSLELDLEHYVVPTPTAPPTEYAANLAATPASLTQPSIWTNDIPLSDGIQSPSASADFQDHSDHNKDTEAPVADSSKKLQVSGMVESKSVGTLIQLQNQDRQKGLYVDRGVVSPKLGKSFSACSLASGLNFGSTKAMPEAAGAVAAAAVADRLHGSKEDRKLAIVLVGLPARGKTFTAVKLTRYLRWLGHETKHFNVGKYRRLKHGANQSADFFRPDNQEGIEARNEVAALAMEDMIDWMHGGGQVGIFDATNSTSKRRYMLMKMAEGNCKIIFLETICNDRNIIERNVRLKIQQSPDYADQPDYEAGLQDFLERLTNYEKVYEPVEEGSYIKMIDMVKGEGGQLQVNNISGYLPGRIVFFLVNSHLAPRPILLTRHGESLHNVRGRVGGDTVLSEDGELYAKKLANFIEKRLKSEKTATIWTSTLQRTILTATPIVGFPKIQWRALDEINSGVCDGMTYEEIKKIMPEEYESRKKDKLRYRYPRGESYLDVIQRLEPVIIELERQRAPVVVISHQAVLRALYSYFADRPLREVPDMEMPLHTIIEIQMGVTGVEEKRYKLMD from the exons ATGGGCACGTCGGGGTCCAAGGGCATGGACGGCGTCGGGGGCGCCGGCGGGGCCGCGCTCCCCGGCGACGGCGGAGTGGACGGGGACGAGGGCAGCGCCGGCCGCGCGGTCACGGGGTCGTGGCACGGCGGCGCGCAGCTCTACGTCTCGCTCAAGATGGAGAAGGCGCGGATcatcggcgacctcgtgccgcacGTCTACGGCTCCGAGCCCAtcatcggctcatgggaccccgcCCACGCC CTCCCGATGGAGAGGGAGCTGGCGTCCATGTGGGAGCTCAGCTTCGTCGTGCCGCCAGACCATG AAACACTCGACTTCAAGTTCCTGCTCAAGCCCAAGGATGCGGCCACCCCCTGCATCATCGAGGAAGGGCCCACACGGCTTCTCACCGGGGGAATGCTCGAGGGTGACGTGAGGCTTGCAAACTTCAGGATTAATGGAGACGACGAGCCGCATGAGTTCAGGGTGTTCAACAAGGCCGACATCGTGTCTCCGCTTGAGCTTGCCGCAAGCTGGAGGGTGTACAAGGAGAACTTCCAGCCTTCCATGGTCCGGGGAATCCCTGACGTCAGTATAAATGAAGCACCCGCTCATGCGACCGAG GATGGATCTGGTTCTAGTCTGGAGCTTGACTTAGAACATTATGTTGTTCCAACACCAACTGCGCCACCAACTGAATATGCAGCAAACCTTGCTGCAACCCCAGCATCCTTAACTCAACCCAGCATATGGACAAATGATATACCTCTTAGTGATGGTATTCAGAGTCCAAGTGCTTCTGCAGATTTTCAAGATCATAGTGACCACAATAAA GATACTGAGGCCCCAGTAGCAGATTCTTCTAAGAAGTTACAAGTTTCTGGAATGGTAGAGTCAAAATCAGTTGGTACCTTAATACAATTGCAAAACCAGGACAGGCAAAAGGGACTTTATGTTGACAGGGGTGTTGTCTCTCCTAAGCTTGGCAAATCATTTAGTGCATGTTCCCTGGCATCTGGCCTTAATTTTGGATCAACAAAG GCCATGCCAGAAGCAGCCGGAGCTGTTGCAGCTGCAGCTGTAGCTGATAGGTTGCATGGATCAAAGGAGGACAGGAAACTGGCTATTGTTTTG GTTGGCCTACCAGCCCGTGGTAAAACCTTCACTGCAGTTAAGCTTACTAGGTACCTTCGTTGGCTAGGTCATGAAACAAAACACTTCAACGTTGGAAAG TACCGCCGTCTGAAGCATGGAGCAAATCAG TCTGCAGACTTTTTCCGTCCTGATAACCAAGAAGGGATTGAGGCACGTAATGAG GTGGCTGCTTTAGCAATGGAAGACATGATAGACTGGATGCACGGAGGAGGCCAG GTTGGTATATTTGATGCAACAAACAGCACAAGCAAAAGAAGATATATGCTAATGAAGATGGCTGAAGGGAACTGTAAG ATAATATTTCTGGAGACAATATGTAACGATCGAAACATAATCGAAAGGAACGTACGCCTTAAAATTCAGCAAAGTCCTGACTATGCTGATCA gccagactatgaagctggACTGCAGGATTTCCTTGAACGTCTGACAAACTATGAGAAG GTCTACGAGCCAGTGGAGGAAGGTTCTTATATCAAAATGATTGATATGGTAAAAGGGGAGGGTGGTCAGTTACAG GTGAACAATATCAGCGGCTATCTCCCTGGCCGTATTGTCTTTTTCTTG GTGAACTCTCATCTTGCGCCTCGGCCTATTTTGCTTACCAGGCATGGTGAGAGTTTGCATAATGTCAGAGGAAGGGTTGGTGGTGACACGGTCCTGAG CGAAGACGGAGAACTTTATGCCAAGAAACTAGCCAACTTTATTGAGAAGCGCCTAAAGTCTGAGAAAACTGCAACT ATTTGGACCAGCACTCTACAGAGAACAATTTTGACAGCTACTCCAATTGTTGGATTTCCAAAG ATACAATGGCGTGCACTTGATGAGATCAATTCTGGTGTGTGTGATGGGATGACATATGAAGAGATAAAGAAAATTATGCCTGAGGAATACGA GTCACGCAAGAAGGACAAGCTGAGATATCGCTACCCCCGTGGGGAATCTTACCTTGATGTGATTCAGAG GTTGGAACCTGTCATCATCGAGCTGGAGCGCCAGCGAGCACCAGTGGTTGTAATATCCCACCAG